A stretch of Flavobacterium sp. N1994 DNA encodes these proteins:
- a CDS encoding acyltransferase family protein has protein sequence MKSSIKERVFGLDLMRAIAILMVVFGHSLWIFPPSQRFIYQIFVLFGFFGVEIFFVLSGFLIGKILYQTYIKEDFSFKQLFHFLKRRWFRTLPNYFLILLLNIVVSTVLGYSIDSLWKYFLFLQNFNTPMLPFFTESWSLSVEEFAYIVLPIFLLISATFSKPKNKSRFFLFSVLALILIFFCNKIYYQYHTTNTTITQWNASLKSVVLYRLDSIFIGVLCSWIYCNYASLWQKSRKVFFVLGVLFFMFLFVGIGRLGLFIETHSMLWNVFYLPFVSITVACFLPFLSEWKEEKNLLAKPITFISIISYSIYLLHYSLVLQLMKHYFPMESQNSLMLSFFLLIYFGITITLSYLLYRFFEKPMMDLRDKN, from the coding sequence ATGAAAAGTAGTATAAAAGAAAGAGTTTTTGGCCTCGATTTAATGCGTGCCATTGCTATTTTAATGGTGGTGTTCGGGCATAGTCTTTGGATTTTTCCGCCAAGTCAAAGATTTATTTATCAGATTTTTGTCTTGTTTGGTTTTTTTGGCGTCGAGATTTTCTTTGTATTAAGTGGTTTTTTAATTGGTAAAATACTATACCAAACCTACATTAAAGAGGATTTTTCTTTTAAGCAACTCTTTCATTTCTTAAAGCGAAGATGGTTCAGAACTTTACCTAATTATTTTTTAATATTACTTTTGAATATTGTAGTCTCCACTGTATTGGGATATTCGATTGATTCACTTTGGAAATACTTTTTGTTTCTTCAAAACTTCAACACTCCCATGTTGCCTTTTTTTACAGAATCCTGGAGTCTTTCAGTTGAGGAGTTTGCGTACATAGTTTTGCCCATTTTTCTTTTGATTTCAGCAACTTTTAGTAAGCCAAAAAATAAATCAAGATTTTTTCTTTTTTCAGTATTGGCTTTGATATTAATTTTCTTTTGTAACAAAATTTATTATCAATATCACACAACTAATACAACTATAACACAATGGAATGCCTCTTTAAAATCGGTTGTACTTTATCGTTTAGATAGTATTTTTATTGGCGTTTTATGTAGCTGGATTTATTGTAACTATGCTTCTTTATGGCAGAAAAGCAGAAAAGTATTTTTTGTTTTAGGAGTGTTGTTTTTTATGTTTTTGTTTGTTGGAATTGGTCGATTAGGGTTGTTTATAGAAACCCATTCGATGTTATGGAATGTATTTTATCTTCCTTTCGTTTCTATTACTGTTGCTTGCTTTCTTCCTTTTTTGTCAGAATGGAAAGAAGAAAAAAATCTCCTTGCTAAACCAATCACTTTTATCAGTATCATTTCCTATTCTATATACCTCTTGCATTATAGTTTGGTGTTGCAATTGATGAAGCATTATTTCCCAATGGAATCTCAAAATTCTTTGATGCTGAGTTTTTTTCTGCTAATTTATTTTGGGATAACGATTACATTAAGTTATTTATTGTATCGTTTTTTTGAAAAACCAATGATGGATTTAAGGGATAAAAATTAA